One Ardenticatenales bacterium DNA segment encodes these proteins:
- a CDS encoding TIM barrel protein — protein MDKVYFATDRHQTRTYRHWAEELGCGLELYAFAEPDILAGDWRTVLREHQQILAGFTGGLGLHGAFYDMVSGSLDPDIVALTRKRYLQNLFIAAELGASSVVFHLNYMGLLRFPNYRPGWHQRQVAFWRKLGQRAAHYGITVVMENLWEDEPSLLTDILREVDNPYVRACLDVSHATLFSHVPLTDWVSALSPWLYSCHLNNHDGHIDLHWSLDNGVINYREVLPLFRQITPPPILTLELSTPERIAASLPLLHLPGTNHHGPING, from the coding sequence GTGGATAAAGTCTATTTTGCCACCGACCGTCATCAAACGCGCACCTACCGCCATTGGGCCGAAGAACTCGGCTGCGGACTAGAGCTATACGCCTTCGCCGAACCGGACATCCTCGCCGGCGACTGGCGCACCGTCTTGCGTGAACATCAGCAAATTCTGGCGGGATTCACCGGCGGTCTGGGTCTCCACGGCGCGTTCTATGATATGGTCAGCGGCAGCCTCGACCCGGACATCGTCGCCCTCACGCGCAAACGGTATCTGCAAAACCTGTTTATCGCCGCCGAATTGGGCGCGTCTTCCGTCGTCTTTCACCTGAACTATATGGGCCTGCTGCGGTTCCCCAACTACCGTCCCGGCTGGCACCAGCGGCAGGTCGCCTTCTGGCGCAAGCTAGGCCAGCGCGCCGCCCACTATGGCATCACCGTGGTAATGGAAAATCTGTGGGAAGATGAACCCTCCCTGCTCACGGACATCCTGCGCGAAGTGGACAACCCATACGTGCGCGCCTGCCTTGACGTCTCCCATGCTACCCTCTTCTCCCACGTACCACTGACGGACTGGGTATCCGCGCTCTCCCCCTGGCTCTACAGTTGCCATCTGAATAACCACGACGGCCACATTGACCTGCACTGGTCTCTGGACAACGGCGTGATTAATTATCGAGAGGTGCTGCCACTCTTTCGCCAGATAACCCCGCCCCCTATCCTCACGCTAGAACTTTCAACCCCGGAGCGCATCGCCGCCAGTCTGCCGCTGCTGCACCTGCCCGGCACAAACCATCATGGCCCCATCAACGGATGA
- a CDS encoding GNAT family N-acetyltransferase, producing MPPFLLTPPPPAPPRLIIRPLRPADIRPLHAACYPDHPFRAFDEACLRALAAYTRGRCFPLIATVQEAIVGRGQLQIYANAAEIADLLVAPAYRDQGIGTALIAVLTNIARHMRRPLLEIGVMPDNVRALALYQRLGFTISREIRLPQTGKTGIILERLLVIDS from the coding sequence TTGCCCCCGTTTCTCCTTACGCCCCCGCCTCCTGCCCCCCCCAGGCTGATCATCCGCCCCCTGCGGCCCGCCGACATCCGTCCCTTGCACGCCGCCTGCTATCCCGACCACCCTTTTCGCGCTTTCGACGAAGCGTGCCTCCGCGCGCTCGCCGCTTATACCCGGGGGCGCTGCTTCCCTCTCATCGCCACGGTTCAGGAGGCTATCGTAGGGCGTGGTCAGCTTCAGATTTATGCCAACGCCGCCGAAATCGCCGATCTGTTGGTTGCCCCAGCCTACCGCGACCAGGGCATCGGCACGGCTCTGATCGCCGTCCTCACGAACATCGCCCGCCACATGCGCCGGCCTCTCCTGGAGATTGGCGTGATGCCGGATAATGTCCGCGCCCTGGCCCTTTACCAGCGGTTGGGTTTCACTATCAGCCGGGAAATCCGACTGCCACAGACGGGCAAAACGGGTATCATATTGGAACGTTTGCTGGTTATTGATTCGTGA